In Halobaculum halobium, a genomic segment contains:
- a CDS encoding aldo/keto reductase, with protein MTDLADIDLDFVQLGGTGIQTSELQFGTWRFGKETEEGNVEIGEKRAHELLDAYAEAGGRYIDTADVYGGGESERWIGDWLADRDRERYTIASKIFWQIRDDDPNSRGTNRKNIRHRIDALLDRLGTDYVDVLYIHRWDDQTDARELMKTLNGLVDDGKVHYLGASTLRPNAWKVARANEIARNEGWEPFTVLQPRYNLVDREIEGDYLELARHEDLAVCPWSPLGQGFLTGKYDREDGLTGESRVAESSRFADAYLTEENFAVHEELDAVADEVDASPAQVALSWLMHRDGVTAPIVGARTAEQLEENLAAATIDLSEAQVDRLTESKGGPYAEL; from the coding sequence ATGACTGACCTCGCGGACATCGACTTGGACTTCGTTCAGCTCGGAGGCACCGGCATTCAAACGAGCGAACTCCAGTTCGGCACCTGGCGCTTCGGCAAGGAGACCGAGGAAGGAAACGTCGAGATCGGCGAGAAACGGGCGCACGAACTCCTTGACGCGTACGCCGAGGCGGGCGGGCGATACATCGACACCGCCGACGTGTACGGCGGCGGCGAGAGCGAGCGGTGGATCGGCGACTGGCTCGCAGACCGCGACCGCGAGCGCTACACGATCGCCTCGAAGATCTTCTGGCAGATCCGCGACGATGACCCCAACAGCCGCGGGACGAACCGGAAGAACATCCGCCACCGGATCGACGCGCTGCTCGACCGACTCGGCACCGACTATGTGGACGTGCTGTACATCCACCGGTGGGACGACCAGACCGACGCCAGGGAGCTGATGAAGACGCTCAACGGCCTCGTCGACGATGGGAAGGTCCACTATCTAGGAGCGTCGACGCTTCGACCCAACGCGTGGAAAGTCGCGCGCGCCAACGAGATTGCCCGCAACGAAGGCTGGGAACCGTTCACGGTGCTCCAGCCGCGGTACAACCTCGTCGACCGCGAGATCGAAGGAGACTACCTCGAACTGGCTCGCCACGAGGACCTCGCCGTCTGTCCGTGGAGTCCGCTCGGGCAGGGCTTCCTCACCGGGAAGTACGACCGTGAGGACGGCCTCACGGGCGAGTCGCGCGTCGCCGAGTCCAGCCGGTTCGCGGATGCGTACCTCACCGAAGAGAACTTCGCCGTCCACGAGGAACTCGACGCCGTCGCCGACGAGGTCGACGCCTCGCCCGCCCAGGTCGCGCTCTCGTGGCTCATGCACCGCGACGGCGTCACGGCGCCGATTGTCGGTGCCCGCACCGCCGAGCAGTTAGAGGAGAATCTCGCGGCCGCGACGATCGACCTGTCAGAAGCGCAGGTCGACCGACTCACCGAGTCGAAAGGTGGGCCGTACGCCGAACTGTAA
- a CDS encoding helix-turn-helix domain-containing protein, with protein MIVQPGSFSILRVKFHTVPSGVIADLHTAIPDVRRISYENIFYASDGDWIESLVVASGAEFEPTSVIESLSRVELFHHQLAAGGPGDGSTHRLTIVAHEPYPFLLGVILRGKALPNRLELRDGALTGLVTVAEWADFRALADTIEAQFGQFELLSVNQVETIGAPLGSGQLDRVIRDELTEEQLTVLRTAHRLGYFEVPRRASAEDIATELDIAQSTLSERLRLAEGRLFDLVFYADAPRDQPEE; from the coding sequence GTGATAGTTCAACCGGGGTCATTCAGTATCCTTCGCGTCAAGTTCCACACCGTTCCATCCGGAGTAATCGCCGATTTACACACGGCTATCCCGGACGTACGGCGAATCAGCTACGAGAACATCTTCTATGCCAGCGACGGCGACTGGATCGAGTCGCTCGTCGTCGCCTCTGGCGCGGAGTTCGAGCCGACGAGCGTGATTGAGTCGCTCTCGCGCGTCGAGCTGTTCCACCACCAGTTGGCCGCTGGCGGTCCCGGCGACGGGAGCACTCACCGCCTCACGATCGTCGCACACGAGCCGTACCCGTTCCTCTTGGGCGTCATCCTCAGAGGGAAGGCACTCCCGAATCGGCTCGAACTCCGAGACGGAGCGCTCACCGGACTGGTCACGGTCGCGGAGTGGGCCGACTTCCGGGCCCTCGCAGACACGATCGAAGCGCAGTTCGGGCAGTTCGAGCTGCTGAGCGTCAACCAAGTCGAGACGATCGGCGCGCCGCTTGGCTCGGGCCAGCTCGACCGCGTTATCAGAGATGAGCTCACCGAGGAACAGCTGACCGTCCTCCGGACCGCCCACCGGCTGGGATACTTCGAGGTCCCGCGGAGGGCCTCCGCAGAAGACATCGCAACCGAACTCGACATCGCACAATCTACCCTCTCCGAACGGCTCCGGCTCGCCGAGGGGCGGCTGTTCGACCTAGTGTTCTACGCCGACGCTCCGAGGGACCAGCCCGAAGAGTGA
- a CDS encoding ABC transporter substrate-binding protein gives MSGDKPLEIETGTKSRRKFLRIAGVAGAAGLAGCGGGGGNGDGGGGGNGDGGGGDGGGGGGGGGGGGGDGRSIETRFWEEWPVETKGVDVNDEAIQFEYTAVEGQSVPEVDTHFAQAETPWMREFALLVQQSLNDIGVPVNLITVQPSTRYGEFWRADIGHPVPITMNLHGPDPQRGLDPNPFLMRAHPETGGNYYNYKNDEITELLDEQAGTIGDVEARAEICQEIQRKLSEDAYLIAANFPEVITVANTADWEGYVPTPGNGTTRDSFIWTQVNLQPQGDSTTWVKGVTSGMQGTNLPFSSGGQEEKRLLNVYDGLFDASPELEIVPALATNADVVDDTTVEMDLREGVEWHDGEPFGPEDVKFSVELYQQNNAPQQGAFIRTIDNVEVLSQSGGGRVRFNLTEPDAAFLTQRVVRSAIIPKHRWEDVDSPAEYNPDNPVGTGPFSFVNWEQGSELRLEKHENNWMWDDDVREELLGDYFVPGDGIDEMVHANVGNVSTLIGAMQSGDIDAIGTTVSNQQAERAANASGVEKQTARNYVPTDVHLSHLVPLFRDKTFRVALSHAFDKEGFVENTLGGRGEVIKGQNLLTPLLTPFHGETEPYAYDVDQARQMLRQAGYTFDDNDMLVWPEGDAWSAFETRVENGHATRSELDQSDFS, from the coding sequence ATGTCGGGAGACAAGCCGTTGGAGATCGAGACCGGGACGAAATCACGGCGGAAGTTCCTGCGTATTGCGGGCGTCGCGGGTGCCGCTGGCCTCGCGGGCTGTGGCGGTGGCGGCGGCAACGGCGACGGCGGTGGCGGCGGCAACGGCGACGGTGGTGGCGGTGACGGCGGTGGTGGCGGCGGCGGTGGCGGCGGTGGCGGCGGTGATGGCCGCTCGATCGAGACGCGATTCTGGGAGGAATGGCCGGTCGAGACGAAGGGCGTCGACGTCAACGACGAGGCGATCCAGTTCGAGTACACGGCCGTGGAAGGCCAGTCCGTTCCCGAGGTCGACACCCACTTCGCGCAGGCGGAGACCCCGTGGATGCGTGAGTTCGCGCTGCTCGTCCAGCAGTCACTCAACGACATCGGCGTGCCGGTTAACCTGATCACCGTCCAGCCGAGCACCAGATACGGGGAGTTCTGGCGGGCCGACATCGGCCACCCGGTGCCGATCACGATGAATCTCCACGGACCGGACCCGCAGCGCGGGCTCGACCCGAACCCGTTCCTCATGCGCGCACACCCGGAGACAGGCGGGAACTACTACAACTACAAGAACGACGAGATTACCGAGCTCCTCGACGAGCAGGCGGGGACGATCGGCGACGTGGAGGCGCGGGCCGAGATCTGCCAAGAAATCCAGCGCAAACTCAGCGAGGACGCCTACCTCATCGCGGCGAACTTCCCGGAAGTCATCACGGTGGCAAACACCGCAGACTGGGAAGGGTACGTCCCGACGCCCGGCAACGGGACGACCCGGGACTCGTTCATCTGGACGCAGGTGAATCTCCAGCCGCAGGGCGACTCGACGACCTGGGTCAAGGGTGTCACCTCGGGGATGCAGGGCACGAACCTCCCGTTCTCCAGCGGCGGCCAGGAGGAGAAGCGCCTCCTCAACGTCTACGACGGGTTGTTCGACGCCTCTCCGGAGCTGGAGATCGTCCCCGCGCTGGCGACGAACGCGGACGTGGTTGACGATACGACCGTCGAGATGGACCTCCGGGAGGGAGTCGAGTGGCACGACGGCGAGCCGTTCGGCCCGGAGGACGTCAAGTTCAGCGTCGAACTGTACCAGCAGAACAACGCCCCACAACAGGGGGCGTTCATCCGGACGATCGACAACGTCGAGGTGCTGTCCCAGAGCGGCGGCGGGCGCGTCAGGTTCAATCTCACCGAGCCCGACGCGGCATTCCTCACCCAGCGGGTGGTTCGAAGCGCCATCATCCCGAAGCACCGCTGGGAGGACGTGGACAGCCCCGCCGAGTACAACCCCGACAACCCGGTCGGGACGGGTCCGTTCTCGTTCGTCAACTGGGAGCAGGGGTCCGAGCTCAGGCTCGAGAAACACGAGAACAACTGGATGTGGGACGACGACGTCCGCGAGGAGCTCCTCGGCGACTACTTCGTCCCCGGCGACGGGATCGACGAGATGGTCCACGCAAACGTCGGCAACGTCTCGACGCTCATCGGCGCGATGCAGTCGGGCGACATCGACGCCATCGGGACGACCGTCTCGAACCAGCAGGCCGAGCGCGCAGCCAACGCCAGCGGCGTCGAGAAACAGACCGCTCGCAACTACGTCCCGACGGACGTTCACCTGAGCCACCTGGTCCCGCTGTTCCGCGACAAAACGTTCCGCGTCGCGTTAAGCCACGCCTTCGACAAGGAGGGGTTCGTCGAGAACACGCTCGGTGGCCGCGGCGAGGTGATCAAGGGACAGAACCTGCTCACGCCGCTGTTGACTCCGTTCCACGGCGAGACCGAGCCGTACGCATACGACGTCGATCAGGCCCGTCAGATGCTCCGTCAGGCCGGGTACACGTTCGACGACAACGACATGCTCGTCTGGCCGGAGGGTGACGCCTGGAGCGCGTTCGAAACACGCGTCGAAAACGGCCACGCGACCCGCTCGGAACTGGATCAAAGCGACTTCTCGTAA